A window of the Dyadobacter pollutisoli genome harbors these coding sequences:
- a CDS encoding RagB/SusD family nutrient uptake outer membrane protein yields MNKKYIATCLLALAMSGCNDEFLTVIPETALSSATFFVKEADFQQAVNGAYEPLRQMFNERAWVLEEMHSDNTYYARNTLYGAVDPTENVADFAVPTASGITANDNVLVQYRLNYRIIARTNQILASIDDVDFAAASKNNLKGQALFLRAFAYFDLVRLFGKVPLHLQPVTGREDAALPLASTEELYAQVEKDAKEASTLLLNKAKQEAGRATSGAAKTLLANLYITQKKWALAEPLLKDVITNDGYILMPDYANAFSTTTGNKNNAESVFEIQYMEGSAGYNGNQIYRFIPSPISAAEIAPITGTSNPQPTSQESNNIPTPDLIAAYETGDKRKDISIGMVTLSGSLAENKVYPYIKKYAKTHSLHNNTGMNWPVYRYAEVLLLMAESLNEQGKPAEAATYIDQVRARAGLAATTATTQATMREAIFKERRVELAFENKRWFDLTRTGRVKEIIGAYGAKVKANPALYYFPKGAAPPPNAFTVLDDYYGLPAVESALTPHF; encoded by the coding sequence ATGAACAAAAAATATATAGCAACCTGCCTTTTAGCATTGGCGATGAGTGGTTGTAACGATGAATTTCTAACCGTTATACCTGAGACCGCACTCAGCTCAGCTACGTTTTTCGTAAAAGAGGCTGACTTTCAGCAAGCGGTAAATGGGGCGTATGAACCTTTACGCCAAATGTTCAATGAGCGCGCATGGGTGTTGGAGGAAATGCATTCCGACAATACCTATTATGCACGTAATACACTTTACGGCGCGGTAGATCCAACAGAAAACGTAGCCGATTTCGCCGTTCCAACCGCTAGTGGAATCACTGCAAATGACAACGTTTTGGTTCAATATCGCCTTAATTACCGGATTATTGCCCGAACGAATCAAATCCTCGCGTCGATTGACGACGTCGATTTCGCTGCTGCATCTAAAAACAATTTGAAAGGACAGGCGCTATTCCTGCGGGCTTTTGCATACTTTGATTTGGTGCGATTATTCGGAAAAGTTCCCCTCCACTTACAACCCGTTACGGGACGTGAGGATGCTGCGTTACCATTGGCAAGCACTGAGGAACTTTACGCGCAGGTCGAGAAAGACGCCAAAGAGGCAAGTACGCTATTGTTGAACAAAGCAAAACAAGAGGCAGGCCGCGCAACTTCCGGTGCAGCTAAGACACTTTTGGCCAATCTCTACATTACACAGAAAAAATGGGCCCTGGCAGAACCTTTGTTGAAAGATGTGATCACAAACGATGGATATATCCTGATGCCGGATTATGCCAATGCGTTCTCGACTACCACTGGAAATAAGAACAATGCGGAGTCCGTTTTTGAGATCCAGTATATGGAAGGTTCGGCCGGGTATAATGGTAATCAAATTTATCGTTTCATTCCGTCTCCAATATCTGCGGCTGAGATCGCACCGATTACTGGTACTTCAAATCCTCAACCAACTTCTCAGGAAAGCAACAACATTCCAACTCCTGATTTGATCGCGGCTTACGAAACAGGTGATAAGCGGAAAGATATTTCTATCGGTATGGTTACATTGAGCGGAAGCCTGGCAGAAAATAAGGTGTACCCTTACATCAAAAAATATGCAAAAACCCACTCATTGCATAACAATACCGGCATGAACTGGCCCGTATATCGCTACGCAGAAGTGTTGCTTTTAATGGCTGAATCGCTTAATGAGCAGGGCAAACCAGCAGAAGCAGCTACTTACATCGACCAAGTGCGCGCCCGCGCCGGGCTGGCAGCTACCACTGCCACCACGCAGGCCACTATGCGGGAAGCTATTTTCAAAGAAAGAAGAGTGGAGCTGGCATTCGAAAACAAACGCTGGTTCGATTTGACCCGGACGGGCCGTGTGAAGGAAATTATTGGCGCTTATGGTGCAAAAGTGAAAGCCAATCCAGCCCTTTATTATTTCCCGAAAGGCGCTGCGCCTCCTCCAAATGCGTTCACAGTACTGGATGACTATTATGGACTTCCAGCCGTTGAATCAGCATTGACGCCGCATTTCTAA
- a CDS encoding SusC/RagA family TonB-linked outer membrane protein produces the protein MNQFRQFPYCARLNSMIKLSVSQVLIGAACGFSAMANNHLALNPIAEKNHSIDRSIKGKVSDEAGEKIPGVSIVLKGTTTGTVTDAEGVYSINVPDQGGTLIFSSVGFLTQEIPLGSATTIDVKLLTDAKALSEVVVVGYGSQLKKEITGAVQTVSAAEIKDVPVSQITQKLQGRLAGVQINQTTGKPGQGMTVRIRGQLSVTAGSDPLYVVDGFPITGTIGAINPDEIEEITVLKDASSTSLYGSRAANGVVLITTKHGKTGETSVSFNAFYGTQKVPMHGRVKMLNATEFAQFKKEYYEDQNQPVPAEFQNPSSYDGKNNDWYDAVLRRAPLQSYNLSITSNKENVRTSLVAGIFNQDGVVLNNKYKRYSLRMNSEYSVGKKIKIGFNIAPQYVFDNTPRTDGDRGTGILFNALHTWPVMPIRDANGELTKFNTFPSSTGNIFNYPNWIRAANELVNETKSTKLLGNGYIQYQPVRGLTLKSTINIEMESNKFFFFNPSTATSSINVPIPTTAVSIRQNVQNFSWLNENLATYVHSFGDHNFELLGGFTQQRFRQTFDRLTANTYADDRLPTVQGALNIDRAGNFNVNGVSGSNTFNGINEWALTSYLSRLSYNYKGKYLLTAAVRADGSSRFGSDNRWGTFPSVSAGWVLSDEELLKSVPKISFAKLRASYGVIGNNNIGNYTQYALVNNTTNAVFGNTVATGAVVTSLANSNLGWETTKQFDLGLDLGLFNDRIQFVYDFYTKNTTNLLYAVQIPQEAGFTNFNDNIGEIKFWGHEFSLTTRNLEGKLKWTTNANVSVNRNKVLELAPGIDRVYGSFHITQVGQPFGQFYGLIKEGYYTSAEDLKNSPVIPGRSAIGTIKLKDVNGDGVITNGGDKDDRTIIGSPFPKFTYGLTNNLSYGNWDFSISGSGSYGNQLWVRHIYSTANLDGVFNMVAGVKDRFRVQNSLVDGKQVATTVISQGSGKYGATNNGGNFTGIERDWNSTQFLADASFFTIKNITLGYSIGKVNKFFKSARLYASAQQVYVFTKYWGGPNPETSAQGDGQGDGGNLSQGVDFSSYPVPRTWTVGVNLNF, from the coding sequence ATGAATCAATTTCGACAATTTCCCTATTGTGCCCGATTGAATTCCATGATCAAACTCTCGGTAAGCCAGGTGCTGATCGGAGCCGCATGCGGATTCAGTGCGATGGCCAATAATCATTTGGCCCTTAATCCCATTGCGGAAAAAAATCATTCAATAGACCGTTCTATCAAAGGAAAGGTTTCTGACGAAGCAGGTGAAAAAATACCTGGTGTAAGCATTGTTTTAAAAGGAACAACTACCGGTACCGTTACCGACGCTGAAGGAGTTTATTCCATTAATGTTCCTGACCAGGGAGGAACCTTGATTTTCTCATCTGTTGGCTTTCTTACACAGGAAATACCACTTGGTAGTGCTACAACCATAGACGTCAAGTTGTTAACTGACGCCAAAGCCCTTTCCGAAGTGGTAGTAGTAGGCTACGGCAGCCAGCTGAAAAAAGAAATAACGGGTGCTGTACAAACGGTTAGCGCCGCTGAGATAAAAGATGTACCGGTTTCTCAAATTACACAAAAATTACAGGGCCGACTTGCAGGTGTACAGATCAACCAGACTACCGGTAAGCCGGGACAGGGGATGACCGTCCGTATACGTGGACAGTTATCTGTTACAGCGGGTAGTGATCCATTATACGTGGTTGATGGTTTCCCGATAACGGGAACGATCGGTGCAATAAACCCTGATGAAATCGAGGAAATTACTGTTCTTAAAGACGCATCATCGACTTCACTTTATGGTTCGCGTGCTGCTAACGGAGTTGTACTTATCACCACCAAGCATGGAAAAACGGGGGAGACAAGTGTTAGCTTCAACGCATTTTACGGAACTCAGAAGGTTCCGATGCACGGACGCGTCAAAATGCTTAACGCAACTGAGTTCGCGCAATTCAAAAAAGAATATTACGAAGACCAGAATCAGCCGGTACCAGCGGAATTCCAGAATCCATCGTCATACGACGGGAAAAATAACGACTGGTATGATGCTGTGCTGAGAAGAGCTCCGCTACAAAGCTACAACCTGAGCATTACTTCCAACAAAGAGAACGTGCGCACCTCACTGGTTGCCGGTATCTTTAACCAGGACGGAGTCGTATTGAATAACAAGTATAAACGTTATTCGCTCCGGATGAACTCCGAATACTCGGTGGGCAAAAAAATCAAAATCGGGTTCAATATTGCTCCGCAGTATGTTTTCGACAACACGCCAAGAACCGACGGTGACCGTGGTACTGGTATACTTTTCAATGCGCTGCATACCTGGCCGGTGATGCCTATCCGCGATGCAAATGGTGAACTAACCAAGTTTAACACATTCCCATCCAGTACAGGTAACATTTTCAACTACCCCAACTGGATAAGAGCTGCCAATGAACTGGTCAATGAGACGAAAAGCACCAAATTGCTTGGAAACGGGTACATTCAATACCAACCTGTTAGAGGGCTGACATTGAAATCGACGATCAATATTGAAATGGAGAGTAACAAATTCTTCTTCTTCAATCCATCCACAGCGACCAGCTCTATCAACGTGCCCATTCCGACAACAGCAGTTTCGATCCGCCAAAATGTTCAGAATTTCTCATGGCTGAATGAAAACCTTGCCACTTATGTGCACAGCTTTGGTGACCACAATTTTGAATTACTGGGAGGTTTTACGCAACAGCGCTTCCGTCAGACTTTTGATCGTCTGACCGCAAACACCTATGCCGACGACAGGCTTCCGACCGTACAGGGTGCATTGAACATTGACCGCGCCGGTAACTTCAACGTAAATGGTGTCTCGGGTTCGAATACATTTAATGGGATTAACGAATGGGCATTGACTTCATATCTGTCCCGCTTGTCTTACAACTACAAAGGTAAATATCTGTTAACAGCAGCGGTTCGTGCGGACGGATCTTCCCGTTTCGGTTCTGACAACCGGTGGGGTACATTCCCATCCGTATCGGCCGGCTGGGTACTTTCCGATGAAGAATTGCTGAAAAGCGTGCCTAAAATTTCATTTGCTAAATTACGAGCGAGCTACGGTGTGATTGGAAATAACAATATTGGTAACTACACCCAATATGCGCTCGTTAACAATACAACCAACGCAGTTTTTGGGAACACCGTTGCGACTGGTGCAGTGGTGACTTCGCTGGCCAACAGTAACCTTGGTTGGGAAACAACAAAACAATTTGATCTTGGTTTGGATCTGGGTCTTTTTAATGATCGGATCCAGTTTGTGTATGATTTTTACACCAAGAACACCACTAACTTGTTGTATGCCGTGCAAATTCCACAGGAGGCTGGTTTCACTAACTTCAATGATAACATTGGTGAGATTAAATTCTGGGGACATGAATTTTCGCTTACCACCCGTAACCTGGAAGGCAAACTGAAATGGACAACCAACGCCAACGTTTCGGTCAACAGAAACAAGGTTCTTGAACTGGCTCCCGGTATCGACCGTGTATATGGATCTTTCCACATCACCCAAGTTGGCCAGCCATTTGGTCAGTTCTATGGCTTGATCAAGGAAGGTTATTACACCAGCGCTGAAGATCTTAAAAACTCCCCGGTGATTCCAGGTCGCTCGGCCATTGGCACCATCAAATTAAAAGACGTTAACGGCGATGGTGTTATTACAAACGGAGGTGACAAAGATGACCGGACTATCATTGGCAGTCCATTCCCTAAATTCACATACGGATTGACAAACAATTTGAGCTATGGAAACTGGGATTTCTCAATCTCCGGATCAGGCTCTTACGGCAATCAGCTTTGGGTACGTCACATATATAGTACTGCCAACCTTGATGGTGTATTTAATATGGTTGCTGGTGTGAAAGACCGGTTCCGTGTTCAAAATTCATTAGTTGACGGAAAACAGGTTGCGACGACGGTGATTAGCCAGGGAAGCGGAAAATATGGAGCGACAAACAACGGTGGTAACTTTACCGGTATCGAACGTGACTGGAACAGTACCCAATTCCTGGCCGATGCTTCATTCTTCACGATCAAGAACATTACTTTGGGTTACAGTATTGGTAAGGTGAACAAATTCTTCAAATCTGCCCGTCTCTACGCATCTGCTCAGCAGGTATACGTATTTACAAAATATTGGGGCGGACCTAACCCGGAAACCAGCGCACAAGGTGACGGACAGGGTGATGGTGGTAACCTGAGCCAGGGTGTTGACTTTTCAAGCTATCCGGTTCCACGTACCTGGACCGTAGGTGTTAACCTGAACTTTTAA
- a CDS encoding DUF1501 domain-containing protein, which translates to MRPQWNRREFLQHASAATMAALAAGAPLSSLLSSCKGKSGANSSADTVILLWMAGGMAHTETFDPKLYTPFEKDMEGNRVLSTFKSLPTALDGIHFSDGLQSIGKVMDKGTLIRSYVAADMGHILHSRHQYHWHTCYEPPQTVAAPHIGSWIAKELGPKNPVIPAFIDIGQRFTVGEAEELKAFHTAGFLGNEFGPFFIPDPSQGLESVRPPVGMDAKRFERRNQLYNELINNSPVGEFGSDYQRESLKRSMEQAYALLNSPESKAFDLNTEPKESYDIYNTGKFGLGCLLARRLTEQGARFISVTTEYEPFKGWDTHENGHTRLEEMKKQIDGPIAQLIKDLDQKGLLDRTMVVLASEFSRDMMVEGRPDAKVKEQVSQPDILSDLKFYGMHRHFTDGCSMLMFGGGIKKGFVYGKTADERPCKTIEKPVKIDGIHQTIYHALGIAPDTQYEIEKRPFYTTPDGKGQAVMELLT; encoded by the coding sequence ATGAGACCCCAATGGAATAGGAGAGAGTTTTTGCAACACGCGAGCGCCGCTACGATGGCAGCACTCGCCGCAGGAGCTCCGTTATCAAGTCTGCTTTCATCCTGTAAAGGGAAATCCGGCGCGAACTCTTCGGCGGATACCGTCATACTATTATGGATGGCAGGTGGTATGGCGCATACCGAAACCTTTGACCCAAAGCTCTACACTCCCTTCGAAAAAGACATGGAAGGCAACCGGGTTTTGAGTACTTTCAAGTCACTACCGACGGCGCTGGACGGCATTCATTTTTCCGACGGACTGCAATCTATTGGTAAGGTAATGGACAAGGGAACACTGATCCGTTCTTACGTCGCCGCCGATATGGGGCACATTCTGCATTCGCGTCACCAGTACCATTGGCATACCTGTTATGAGCCACCGCAAACAGTTGCGGCCCCGCACATCGGCTCATGGATAGCCAAAGAACTTGGCCCTAAAAATCCGGTAATTCCTGCTTTCATCGACATTGGTCAGCGGTTCACGGTGGGTGAAGCGGAAGAATTAAAGGCTTTTCATACTGCCGGGTTCCTCGGCAATGAGTTCGGTCCTTTCTTTATCCCAGACCCAAGCCAGGGACTAGAAAGTGTTCGTCCACCGGTGGGAATGGATGCCAAAAGATTCGAAAGGAGAAACCAGCTTTACAATGAACTGATCAACAATAGCCCGGTTGGTGAGTTTGGCAGCGACTATCAGCGCGAGTCACTGAAACGCTCTATGGAACAGGCATACGCATTGCTTAATTCACCTGAATCCAAGGCATTTGACCTCAATACAGAGCCTAAGGAAAGCTACGACATTTACAATACCGGCAAGTTTGGACTTGGCTGTCTGCTCGCGCGCAGGCTGACCGAACAAGGAGCCCGGTTTATCAGCGTCACGACCGAATATGAGCCATTCAAAGGCTGGGACACCCATGAAAATGGCCATACCCGACTGGAAGAGATGAAAAAGCAAATTGACGGCCCGATCGCTCAATTGATCAAAGATCTGGATCAAAAAGGCTTGCTAGACCGTACAATGGTCGTTTTGGCAAGTGAATTCAGCCGGGATATGATGGTAGAAGGACGGCCAGACGCAAAGGTGAAGGAGCAGGTGAGCCAGCCAGACATTCTTTCCGATCTGAAATTCTACGGAATGCACCGCCATTTTACGGACGGCTGTTCGATGCTGATGTTTGGTGGCGGGATTAAAAAGGGCTTCGTATATGGCAAGACAGCGGACGAGCGTCCGTGCAAGACCATTGAAAAGCCTGTCAAAATTGACGGCATCCATCAAACTATTTACCACGCATTGGGAATTGCCCCCGATACGCAATACGAAATAGAAAAGCGTCCATTCTACACAACACCGGACGGAAAAGGGCAGGCTGTGATGGAGCTGCTGACATAA
- a CDS encoding DUF1549 domain-containing protein — protein MHPLLVHFPIGLLLVALLFELIDWKRKSTGLRDATKILTWVGAGSAVFAVIFGLLLASSEEASGDSLEIHRWAGIATMTLAILATLSLRSGNRSLYRSLLMVTVFGVSLAGHYGAMLTHGDDYLTSVLPSSEEKPAEGAGEPDFVLTNNGALNPQQVQDLNVEVRTILAHNCYSCHSETKTKGKLRLDSKEAIMKGGEDGVIVIPNHPDKSEMIRRISLPKGHKEAMPTKGKRLTEREVNVLKFWIEKGALWPDGKEKSIYRVAELAPRTPVVPAPTGDLVKPVDLFVNAYFQKNKLGWKPAVNDRIYIRRVYLDIIGLIPTPEQVEAFVADARPDKRELLAKELLSRNDDYAQHWMSFWNDALRNDYTGTGYITGGRFDITKWLYTSLETNKPYNWFVKELISPTKESEGFIKGIKWRGTINSSQRTEMQAAQNVSQVFLGLNLKCASCHDSFISDWKLADSYAFANIFADTLLEINRCDKPTGKIAGTKMLFPELGEISVDVSTEKRLRQLADFLVQPKDGRLYRTVVNRVWAQLLGRGIVEPVDMMDNLPWSGDLLDWLASDFVANGYDMKKLIFTIVTSKTYQLPSSSVKEASDIMANDYKFTGMIRRRLTAEQFSDAISSAFNPMYPDSAVVYKRLPEGFQSRLPFARAAFVQNDPFLTSLGRPNRETVSTSRTSQANLLQALELTNGSKFTENLKAGSKKWRAKYPTSDSLVTELYRKALGRDPLPKELASAVKILGPSPSEESIQDLVWAIALVPEFQLIY, from the coding sequence CTGCATCCCTTGCTCGTTCATTTTCCAATCGGGCTGCTGCTGGTCGCATTGTTATTTGAACTAATTGACTGGAAACGTAAATCAACCGGTTTGCGTGACGCCACAAAAATACTTACCTGGGTAGGCGCCGGAAGCGCCGTATTCGCTGTGATATTCGGCCTGCTGCTCGCCAGCTCCGAAGAAGCCAGTGGCGACAGTCTGGAAATCCACCGCTGGGCAGGAATTGCAACCATGACCCTGGCCATTCTCGCAACATTATCCCTTCGCTCGGGAAACCGCAGCCTGTACCGGTCACTATTAATGGTGACAGTATTCGGCGTTTCATTGGCGGGACATTATGGCGCGATGCTCACCCATGGCGACGATTATCTTACCAGCGTACTGCCGTCGTCCGAAGAAAAACCGGCGGAAGGTGCCGGCGAGCCGGATTTTGTACTGACCAATAACGGTGCATTGAATCCTCAGCAAGTTCAGGACCTGAATGTTGAAGTCCGGACCATTCTTGCACACAACTGTTACAGTTGCCACAGCGAAACCAAAACCAAAGGCAAACTGAGGCTCGACAGCAAAGAAGCCATTATGAAAGGTGGCGAAGACGGTGTGATCGTTATTCCTAACCATCCCGATAAAAGCGAGATGATCCGGAGAATATCATTGCCAAAAGGCCATAAGGAAGCAATGCCAACCAAAGGCAAGCGACTGACTGAAAGAGAAGTTAATGTGCTCAAATTTTGGATCGAGAAAGGCGCTTTGTGGCCTGACGGGAAAGAAAAGAGCATTTATCGCGTCGCAGAACTTGCTCCACGCACGCCGGTGGTACCTGCACCTACGGGAGATCTGGTCAAACCTGTCGATCTGTTTGTCAATGCCTATTTTCAAAAGAACAAATTAGGCTGGAAGCCTGCGGTAAATGATCGAATTTACATTAGAAGGGTTTATCTCGACATTATCGGCCTCATCCCAACTCCCGAGCAGGTAGAAGCATTTGTAGCCGATGCTCGTCCTGACAAAAGAGAACTACTTGCCAAAGAACTCCTCAGCCGTAATGACGACTACGCACAGCATTGGATGTCGTTCTGGAATGACGCGCTTCGGAATGACTACACAGGTACCGGCTACATTACCGGCGGAAGGTTCGACATTACCAAATGGCTTTATACTTCCCTGGAAACGAACAAACCTTATAACTGGTTCGTGAAAGAACTGATCAGCCCGACAAAAGAATCAGAAGGGTTTATCAAAGGCATTAAATGGAGAGGAACGATCAATTCCAGCCAGCGTACTGAAATGCAGGCTGCCCAAAATGTGTCGCAGGTTTTTCTCGGGCTAAACCTGAAATGCGCTTCCTGCCACGATAGCTTCATCAGCGACTGGAAACTGGCCGACTCTTACGCTTTTGCCAATATATTCGCCGATACGCTTTTAGAAATCAATCGCTGCGACAAGCCTACCGGTAAAATAGCAGGCACCAAAATGCTCTTCCCCGAACTGGGCGAGATCAGCGTTGATGTAAGTACTGAAAAACGTCTTCGCCAGCTGGCAGATTTTCTGGTACAGCCAAAGGATGGACGTTTGTACCGCACGGTGGTCAACAGAGTCTGGGCACAGCTGCTGGGACGCGGTATCGTGGAGCCGGTGGATATGATGGATAACCTGCCTTGGAGCGGGGACCTGCTCGATTGGCTGGCTTCCGATTTTGTCGCCAATGGTTATGACATGAAAAAATTGATTTTCACCATTGTCACTTCCAAGACCTATCAGCTGCCTTCGTCATCAGTGAAAGAAGCAAGCGACATCATGGCTAACGATTACAAGTTTACCGGTATGATCAGAAGGCGACTTACCGCTGAGCAGTTTTCCGATGCGATCAGTTCCGCATTCAATCCCATGTATCCTGACTCGGCTGTGGTATACAAACGACTACCGGAAGGTTTCCAAAGCCGCCTTCCTTTTGCACGTGCCGCATTTGTTCAAAACGATCCGTTCCTTACTTCATTAGGCAGGCCAAACCGCGAAACCGTCAGTACAAGCAGGACCTCGCAGGCCAACTTATTGCAGGCACTGGAACTAACAAATGGTAGCAAGTTTACAGAGAACCTCAAAGCCGGTTCGAAAAAATGGAGGGCGAAATACCCGACGTCCGACTCGCTGGTAACCGAGCTTTACAGGAAAGCATTGGGTCGCGATCCATTGCCAAAAGAGCTGGCCTCGGCCGTCAAAATCCTTGGCCCGAGCCCGAGCGAAGAAAGCATACAGGATCTGGTTTGGGCGATCGCGCTCGTTCCGGAATTCCAGCTTATTTATTAA
- a CDS encoding RagB/SusD family nutrient uptake outer membrane protein: MKNITAIGIMIIGLLQSSCSEDFLNQSDPTKVGVNLFYKNEAQVKQALNGVYGAVQSLNNNAYIFGEFQTDNTTVDLNPSDRGGAGGWEAFEFSTVNSGNGEIANLWNGYYAALYNTNLTLEKLAEATIDEAPKKEVEGQLKFLRAYMFFNLVQYFGDIVIVTSTFDTPDEAFELVRSPQTEVWAQIEKDLKEAVALLPAKYANAADKGRATKGAALSLLGKSYLINKKYAEAIATLKEVTTLGYALNANYANNFDPSAAKKNGPESIFEIQYQGDNDLGEWSNFEYVFAPRVSKGAVTGYAAGANGGRNAPTNDIMAAYEKGDLRKDISLKPDFTLDGKLYPVPYVSKYNYPHTIVNRTNTNWPILRYADVLLMLAEATNEQTGPTAEALDYVNQIRKRAGLANLTLPGKAEFRTAILKERRLELAFENHRWFDLKRTKTPAEWAAFMNAHGLAERAKPTIDRGAVPFNSTDYVYTENEYFLPIPAPQILINAKLTQNPGY, translated from the coding sequence ATGAAAAATATAACCGCAATAGGAATAATGATCATAGGACTGCTGCAATCTTCATGCAGCGAGGATTTCCTCAACCAGTCGGATCCAACCAAAGTAGGGGTAAACCTATTCTATAAAAACGAGGCGCAGGTGAAACAAGCGCTGAATGGTGTATATGGAGCTGTCCAGAGCCTTAATAACAATGCCTACATTTTCGGAGAGTTTCAAACCGACAACACGACCGTCGACCTGAACCCGTCGGACCGGGGTGGCGCTGGCGGCTGGGAAGCATTTGAATTCTCAACGGTCAATTCCGGCAACGGTGAGATAGCGAATTTGTGGAACGGCTACTATGCTGCGCTATACAATACAAATCTCACATTGGAAAAACTGGCGGAAGCGACGATAGACGAAGCTCCTAAAAAAGAAGTCGAAGGACAACTCAAATTCCTGAGGGCCTATATGTTCTTCAATCTGGTGCAGTACTTCGGTGATATCGTGATCGTTACTTCCACATTTGACACACCGGACGAAGCATTTGAGCTGGTACGGTCTCCGCAGACGGAAGTTTGGGCTCAGATTGAAAAAGATCTGAAAGAAGCCGTTGCATTATTACCAGCCAAGTATGCCAATGCCGCCGACAAAGGCCGTGCGACCAAAGGAGCCGCGTTGAGCCTTTTAGGAAAAAGCTATCTGATCAACAAGAAGTACGCCGAAGCTATTGCCACATTAAAAGAGGTTACCACACTCGGATATGCTCTTAATGCAAACTATGCTAATAATTTTGATCCTTCTGCCGCCAAAAAAAATGGCCCGGAATCGATTTTTGAAATTCAGTACCAGGGCGATAATGACCTCGGCGAATGGAGCAACTTTGAATATGTTTTTGCACCTCGGGTTTCCAAAGGTGCGGTCACAGGGTATGCGGCCGGTGCAAACGGAGGAAGGAATGCACCAACCAATGATATCATGGCTGCTTACGAAAAAGGCGACCTGCGCAAGGATATCTCGCTGAAACCTGATTTCACGCTAGACGGCAAGCTGTACCCCGTTCCATACGTAAGCAAGTACAACTATCCCCACACGATCGTGAACCGTACCAATACCAACTGGCCAATTCTGCGCTATGCGGATGTACTCCTCATGCTGGCGGAAGCTACCAACGAGCAAACCGGCCCGACGGCGGAAGCGCTTGATTACGTGAACCAGATCCGTAAACGTGCCGGACTTGCTAACCTGACTTTGCCAGGAAAAGCAGAATTCAGAACGGCTATCCTGAAAGAGCGGAGATTAGAACTCGCATTTGAAAACCATCGCTGGTTTGATCTGAAAAGAACCAAAACCCCGGCAGAATGGGCGGCTTTCATGAATGCGCACGGATTGGCAGAACGCGCCAAGCCAACGATTGACAGAGGAGCGGTACCGTTTAACTCTACGGACTATGTGTACACAGAGAATGAGTACTTCCTGCCAATACCTGCCCCTCAGATCCTGATCAATGCTAAACTGACCCAGAATCCGGGATATTGA